The Gammaproteobacteria bacterium DNA window GAAAAAGTCAGGCTCAAGAAGCGGCCGACGCTTGTCGCGCCCGTGTACAAATCGAAGGAGCAATATCAGGAGTTGCTCGACGAACATGCGCGGCAACTCAGCGCGTTTCAGGAAATGCACTACGCGTCGAACCACTGCGCCATTTTGCTGATTTTCCAGGCGATGGACGCCGCCGGCAAGGACGGCGCCATCAAGCACGTGATGTCCGGCATCAACCCGCAGGGTTGCCAGGTGTTCAGCTTCAAACATCCGAGCGTCAGGGAGCTCGAGCATGATTTTCTCTGGCGCACCACGCAATGCCTGCCGGAGCGCGGCCGCATAGGCATTTTCAACCGTTCGTATTACGAGGAAGTGCTGATTGTTCGCGTACATCCGGAGATTCTGCGCAGCGAGGGCATCCCGGATGGCCCGCTCAACGACGGCTCAATATGGGAATCCCGCTATCGCTCCATCGTCGACCTGGAGCGGCACCTGCATCACAACGGCACACGGATCATTAAATTCTTCCTTCACCTTTCCAAAGACGAGCAACGCAGGCGTTTCCTGGAACGCATCGACAACCCGAAAAAGAACTGGAAATTCAGCCTCGGCGACGTCGAGGAGAGAAAATTCTGGAAGAAGTACATGGAGGCCTACGAGGATTGCCTCAGCGCGACCAGCACCCGGACCGCACCCTGGTATGTCGTCCCCGCCGACGACAAGGAGAACGCGCGGTTGATCATCTCGCAAATCATTCTCGATCTGTTCCGCGGACTCAAGATGACCTATCCAAAAACAAGCCGCGAACGCCGGGGGGAATTGCTGGCGATCCGGAAACGGCTTGCAAAATGACAGCCGCGCGGACGGGAATCAGCCGCTGCCGCCTTCCGACCTGACCCCGGTCGGGGTCTTGTCGTGGTGCGGCTCGGCGACCTTGACCTGCGCGTGGCTCAGGCCCAGATAAATGCGGCGGCGGCGATTGATGGGCCACCAGTCGTAGAGGAAGATCTGAATCGGCCGCCACATCGCCACCCAGCCGGCGATGGTGAAGCTCTCGC harbors:
- a CDS encoding ADP-polyphosphate phosphotransferase, whose amino-acid sequence is MKIEADRFRVREGEKVRLKKRPTLVAPVYKSKEQYQELLDEHARQLSAFQEMHYASNHCAILLIFQAMDAAGKDGAIKHVMSGINPQGCQVFSFKHPSVRELEHDFLWRTTQCLPERGRIGIFNRSYYEEVLIVRVHPEILRSEGIPDGPLNDGSIWESRYRSIVDLERHLHHNGTRIIKFFLHLSKDEQRRRFLERIDNPKKNWKFSLGDVEERKFWKKYMEAYEDCLSATSTRTAPWYVVPADDKENARLIISQIILDLFRGLKMTYPKTSRERRGELLAIRKRLAK